CTCAAATTTACTTGATGTATTCTTTTTTATTATCCGTAAATTTATATATCACAAAGACAGATAGAATACAAAAAATAAGTATTAATAAAATAAATGTATTTATGATGCTTATCAAACTAGCTAAAACTGAACATGCTATCAATACTAAGAATGAAAATAAACGAGATATTGTACTATTAATAGAAGTTATGGTGCCTAAAATTTTTGAATCTATATTTTTTCTTAAAAAATATTCTAAATTATTAGAATAAAGAGAAACTAAAATTACAAGCAATGTTATTATGGTAACAAACATATAAGTGTATGAAATTATTTTTGTTAAAATTGATAATAAAAATATGATACTTAAAATAACATAAGAATCATATCTTGAATGTCTAATTTTTTTAAAGATCCATGCTCCTACAATATTTGAGAAACGAAATAATATATATATAATGCCAAATATGCTAATAGGAACATTTTTATCAATAAAAATTGCTTGCCAGTATAAATAAAAAGGTTGAAAAAAAAACTGAATAGAGCTGATTAAAATAAGTAATTCTATGAATATTTTAGACCTTAATAACATAATTATATTTTTTTTAAATTGTTTAAGATATAAACTTATATCTTCCTTGTTATAATCTATATTTTTATCACTTGATATGAAAAAAATTGTTATTAAAGATGATATTAAATATAAAGATAATGAAAGAAGATAAATATTTTTATCAATATATAAAAACAATATGCTTCCTGTATATCCACCTAAAATAGCCCCAGTACTTAAAATTATTTTCATAGATGATATAAATGCTTTTAACTTTTTAGAATTATTTTGATATATATGAGTAAAACTAATATCAATTGTACCAGTATTAACCGCAGATGAGACACCATATATAAACCAAGCAATACAAAGCTTTATAAACGATGATGTTTGAAAAATAATAAAATAAGCAATCATTGATAAAAAAATTGACGATAAATAAACAATTTTCCTGTCAAAAATGTCTGATATTATGCCTGAAGGAAGCTCGAAAAAAATAATTGCTAACATATAAAACATTTGCACTATAGCAATATCTCTTAGTTGCAAACCTTTATTTATTAAAATAATAGTTAAAACAGCATGTGGTAATGTTCTTGCAAATTCTGATAAAAATAATGAATAAAAATAATATCTTTGATGTTTATCTTCTATCATAAATTTTTATTACACTTGCAAAATTTATTTTTTTTAACATTAATTGAATGTAATGAAAAATCATGATTGCTAATGCCAATTCTTTTGTTTAAAGAATTAATGTTTTTATATTCACCACCAAAATAAAATATTATATCAATAATAGCCATACTTGAGGCAATTGCATTGTTTGTAAAAAAAGAAGGAGCTTGATAATCCTTATTTGCAAGTGTTATTTTGTCTTCTATTATAGAAGATGATGATGTTTTTACAACCCCAATATCAGTACAATAAGAACAAGAAGAAATATTAGGAATATAAAATGGACCAATAACCGAAAAATCATTAAGATATCCAATATTTATAAATGGAACAGAATGATCAATACAAAATTTATTAATTAAAGGTAGACAATAATCATCATCTGCTGACAATACTATTAAAGATGGTTTAATTTTTGAATTACACAAAATACTTTCTAGTAACTTTGTTGAAACTTTTTGTTTATATTTTTGGGTTTTAATAGTTTTATTTATTGATTTTATTTTTTTTTCAATTATATCTACTTTATTAGCCCCTATAAAATCATAATCAAATAAAAATTGTCTATTTAAATTAGATTCTTCTATTTTATCTTCGTCTATAAAAGTTATAAGTCCTAATCCTAAAGTAGAAAGAGAATAGGTCATAAAATTGCCAATACCGCCACATCCAATGATAATAATATGCTTTTTTTCTAAATTGAAATTTTCTGGATTTGTTAATAAAAGATCTAAGAAATATTTATTTTTTAAGTAAATGTTATTTTGAGCATGTGTATGTGTATAAAAGGGAATTAATATTTTATTATCTAAAGCTAACTTAATAATTTTATTATCAATATGGTTTTCAGTAGCAAACGATATTAATTCTTCGTATGTTTTTTTCTCCTGTGCAAATATTACAATGTCTAGTAGCTTTTCAAAAAGATTATCATCTACTTCAATTTGAAATTGCCCTAAATTAACAAGATTGCCCGAAGTGGATTTATTAAAGAATGAAGTTGGATTTTTTATATAAATCATTTTTATAACCTCTGAATATTTAAAATCAAGCATACAAAATGATGATAAAAAATTTTGTATGCTTGATTTTAAATATTAGTTAAGTGTTTTTCCACGCATGACAGCTACCTCCACTAAATATATTTTTTATAATATTAAAAAATATATTTAATTTCAAGATGTTAAAAGAATATGTTTGTATTTAATTTGATATTTTTATTTTTAATTTAAAATAATTAATTTAATTTAATCTCATTCTATCCTTTTAATGTATTTAATTTTTAAATTATAGCATTTCATAAAATACAATATAGAGGTATCATTGGTTTTCATAGGTTACTTAACTATGCATTTAATACCAGAGCTTTATTGATCTTTTTCCTAATCATACCAAATATTCTTACTTTTATTTTATTTGATACGCATTTTATTTTTTGATTAAAAAATATCAAAATGAAAATTTTAATACTTGAATATTAAAGGTTAAATTTGCTTTTAATATAAAGCACTGCTGTTGTTTGTCGGTGTATAACAAATTTAAGGTAAACTCAATAGTTGTTTTATGAAGATCTTTATTGACAGAATATATTTGTAAACATTCCATCTTACATATTTTATACATTAAATTAATTTCATGCATTTTTAATTATTATCTTTTAAATTTTTAAATTTTGTTTGAAGCTTTCCAAGCAAATTTTTTCTATTAAAAAAAATTTCATCCAATATAAAACCAGTAAATTTGGGATTTTTTTTATAAAAGTCATAACTTTCTTGTCTTTTAAGTCGAAATTTCAAAGGTTTTATTACATTCTGTCTTGATTTCTTAATGTTAAATCCTGCTTTATTTCTTAAAGAAAGAATAATATCATGAATTCCATTTTCAATAATGTCTTGTTCTTCAACTAAACCCTCTTGTATGGCATTTGCTATCTTTAAATATTCATAAGCCTGAGTTTTTGCTATTCTATAATGTCGAGTAAATTCTTCAAAATTTTTATATCCATCTAATTTATAATATGCATTATCTTTAATCTCTTTCAAAATTTTCATGCTTTCTATTTTGTTTAATATTTCTTTTTGAAAATTAAATACTAATCTTTCTTTCAACGAATTATAATATTCTAATATTTGATTCTCATTAGCTATATCATTTAAAGGATGATTTTCATCTTCAATAACACGTTTTGTTATTTTTATATTCATAATTAATTCTCCCTATTTATTTTTCCGTATTACGGAAAAATTCGTTAATAGCTGTTTGATATTCTTTTATGTAATCTTTATCAAGATCGAACATATCATTTTGTGCAATTCTTTTATTTAAATCTTCTCTTTCAGATACAACTCCTAGAAAATTGAATTTTTCTTTTATCATACTTAGCAAGTTTTTACGGGTATTATTTTTTTTAAAACGAGTTACTAAAACAAAGATTGGTATATCAAATTTCAATTTCCTTAGAAAAAATTCCAGTATTTCTAGACTTTCAAATGCCCAACGTTCAGCAGTCATTGGTACTATTATATAATCACTTACAACTAATGCATTTGTCAAAATAATGTCTAAACTAGGACTTGTATCAATTATTATGTAATCATATATGTCATATAATAATTTTAAACTTTGTTTGAATCTTAATTCCTTAAAAGCAATATTATCGTTGTGAAAAAAGTGCAAATTTAAATAACTTGGCAATAGGCTTAAATTGTTATCTATTTTAACAATAGTTGAATTTATATTAATTTTATCAATCAATACTTCATAAATATTTTTGCTGACAAGATTTAAATTTTGATTTTCTAATTTATCATAAAAATAACTTGTCACTGATGCTTGTGTATCCATATCTATTAAGAGTACCTTATGTTTTTGAGATAAAATGGTAGCAACAAGTAACGCACTTGTGCTTTTCCCAACGCCACCCTTAATACTTGCAATAGTTATTACTTTTGGTTTTTTTCTAGCCATCTTGTTATAATTAATTCCTCCATTTGGTAATTGTTTTTCATAAAACTTATATACTTCCTTTTTTAATTAATTTATTGTTAGAGTTCTTTGTATATTCTAACCTTTCTTTTTTATTTAGAGAATCTTTTAATAATCTTACAAAGACATTTATTTTTAATTTATCCTTTAATTGATGAAGTAGTATGGCAAATGTGTTGTTTCTTGTATTTTTTTTATTACATTGAGCAGATTTTTTAAGTTTATTCATTATATTTCTGGAATTATCGTATTTTTCATTTTTTATTATAAAGTGTGGTTTATTTTGTGTTTTTCTTGTATTTTTTATGTGAATCTTGAATTGGTCATTATTATATACTTTATTTTTGTTCATATTAAATCTCGTTTTTCATGCTTATACCTAAATGTCTATAATAATTATTTATTACTTGAATTTCCTTTTCTAATTTATAAAGAAATTTTCCTTTACTGTTTGCATTCAATAAATGTACAATGACATTATATAATATTATATCTTGATTGTTGATTAATTTTAAATTATTACTGAGTGGATTGAAATTAATCTGTTTAATTAAAAAAAAGAGAATATGATGTTTTTGAAATAAAAAATTTTATTATATTTTTATTAATAAATTTATTTTTGTTATTTTGTAGTTAAAATAATGGAGATGCATCTAAGCAAAGGCATTATACGTATATAAAATTTGTGAGATAAAAAATAGACTTAATATACTA
This region of Borrelia hispanica CRI genomic DNA includes:
- a CDS encoding MFS transporter encodes the protein MIEDKHQRYYFYSLFLSEFARTLPHAVLTIILINKGLQLRDIAIVQMFYMLAIIFFELPSGIISDIFDRKIVYLSSIFLSMIAYFIIFQTSSFIKLCIAWFIYGVSSAVNTGTIDISFTHIYQNNSKKLKAFISSMKIILSTGAILGGYTGSILFLYIDKNIYLLSLSLYLISSLITIFFISSDKNIDYNKEDISLYLKQFKKNIIMLLRSKIFIELLILISSIQFFFQPFYLYWQAIFIDKNVPISIFGIIYILFRFSNIVGAWIFKKIRHSRYDSYVILSIIFLLSILTKIISYTYMFVTIITLLVILVSLYSNNLEYFLRKNIDSKILGTITSINSTISRLFSFLVLIACSVLASLISIINTFILLILIFCILSVFVIYKFTDNKKEYIK
- a CDS encoding ThiF family adenylyltransferase gives rise to the protein MIYIKNPTSFFNKSTSGNLVNLGQFQIEVDDNLFEKLLDIVIFAQEKKTYEELISFATENHIDNKIIKLALDNKILIPFYTHTHAQNNIYLKNKYFLDLLLTNPENFNLEKKHIIIIGCGGIGNFMTYSLSTLGLGLITFIDEDKIEESNLNRQFLFDYDFIGANKVDIIEKKIKSINKTIKTQKYKQKVSTKLLESILCNSKIKPSLIVLSADDDYCLPLINKFCIDHSVPFINIGYLNDFSVIGPFYIPNISSCSYCTDIGVVKTSSSSIIEDKITLANKDYQAPSFFTNNAIASSMAIIDIIFYFGGEYKNINSLNKRIGISNHDFSLHSINVKKNKFCKCNKNL
- a CDS encoding chromosome replication/partitioning protein; the protein is MNIKITKRVIEDENHPLNDIANENQILEYYNSLKERLVFNFQKEILNKIESMKILKEIKDNAYYKLDGYKNFEEFTRHYRIAKTQAYEYLKIANAIQEGLVEEQDIIENGIHDIILSLRNKAGFNIKKSRQNVIKPLKFRLKRQESYDFYKKNPKFTGFILDEIFFNRKNLLGKLQTKFKNLKDNN
- a CDS encoding ParA family protein is translated as MARKKPKVITIASIKGGVGKSTSALLVATILSQKHKVLLIDMDTQASVTSYFYDKLENQNLNLVSKNIYEVLIDKININSTIVKIDNNLSLLPSYLNLHFFHNDNIAFKELRFKQSLKLLYDIYDYIIIDTSPSLDIILTNALVVSDYIIVPMTAERWAFESLEILEFFLRKLKFDIPIFVLVTRFKKNNTRKNLLSMIKEKFNFLGVVSEREDLNKRIAQNDMFDLDKDYIKEYQTAINEFFRNTEK
- a CDS encoding plasmid maintenance protein; this translates as MNKNKVYNNDQFKIHIKNTRKTQNKPHFIIKNEKYDNSRNIMNKLKKSAQCNKKNTRNNTFAILLHQLKDKLKINVFVRLLKDSLNKKERLEYTKNSNNKLIKKGSI
- a CDS encoding plasmid maintenance protein; its protein translation is MNANSKGKFLYKLEKEIQVINNYYRHLGISMKNEI